A single window of Vigna radiata var. radiata cultivar VC1973A chromosome 4, Vradiata_ver6, whole genome shotgun sequence DNA harbors:
- the LOC106759453 gene encoding T-complex protein 1 subunit zeta 1 has product MSLRVLNPNAEVLNKSAALHMTINAAKGLQDVLKTNLGPKGTIKMLVGGAGDIKLTKDGNTLLKEMQIQNPTAIMIARTAVAQDDASGDGTTSTVIFIGELMKQSERYIDEGMHPRVLVDGFDIAKRATLQFLEKFKTPVVMGDEPDKEILKMVARTTVRTKLYESLADQLTDIIVNAVLCIRKPEEEIDLFMVEIMHMRHKFDVDTRLVEGLVLDHGSRHPDMKRRAENCYILTCNVSLEYEKSEVNAGFFYSSAEQREAMVSAERRQVDERVKKIIELKNKVCSNNDSNFVVINQKGIDPPSLDLLAREGIIALRRAKRRNMERLVLACGGEAVNSVDDLTPECLGWAGLVYEHVLGEEKYTFIENVKNPFSCTILIKGPNDHTIAQIKDAVRDGLRAVKNTLEDESVVLGAGAFEVAARQYLLNEVKKTVEGRAQLGVEAFADALLVVPKTLAENSGLDTQDVIIALTGEHDKGNIVGLSLNTGEPIDPAMEGIFDNYSVKRQIINSGPVIVSQLLVVDEVIRAGRNMRKPT; this is encoded by the exons ATGTCTCTGCGAGTGCTGAACCCTAACGCCGAAGTGCTGAACAAATCGGCGGCACTTCACATGACCATCAATGCCGCCAAGGGTTTGCAAGATGTCCTTAAAACCAACCTCGGTCCCAAAGGAACTATCAAaat GCTCGTTGGTGGCGCTGGTGATATTAAGCTTACCAAAGATGGCAACACTCTCTTGAAAGAGAtg CAAATCCAGAACCCGACGGCGATTATGATTGCGAGGACCGCTGTGGCGCAGGATGACGCTAGTGGAGATGGCACCACTTCCACTGTTATCTTCATTGGCGAACTTATGAAACAATCGGAACGTTACATTGACGAAG GTATGCATCCACGTGTGTTGGTTGATGGTTTTGATATTGCAAAGAGAGCAACTCTGCAATTCCTTGAAAAGTTTAAGACACCTGTTGTGATGGGTGATGAGCCTGATAAAGAGATTCTCAAGATGGTAGCTAGAACAACCGTGAGGACAAAG TTGTATGAATCACTTGCAGATCAATTGACTGATATAATTGTTAATGCG GTTTTATGCATCCGGAAGCCTGAGGAAGAAATTGATCTTTTTATGGTGGAGATTATGCATATGCGACACAAGTTTGATGTTGACACACGCTTG GTTGAGGGTCTTGTCCTTGATCATGGTTCCAGGCACCCTGACATGAAACGACGGGCAGAAAATTGCTATATCTTGACGTGTAATGTATCTTTAGAATATGAGAAGAG TGAGGTAAATGCAGGTTTTTTCTACTCAAGTGCGGAACAGAGAGAGGCTATGGTTTCTGCTGAAAGACGACAGGTTGATGAGAGAGTTAAGAAAATCATTGAACTGAAGAATAAG GTTTGTTCTAATAATGATAGCAATTTTGTTGTCATCAACCAAAAGGGAATTGATCCTCCATCACTGGACCTCCTTGCTAGGGAAGGA ataattgccCTACGGAGAGCAAAGAGAAGAAACATGGAAAGACTGGTTTTGGCCTGTGGAGGAGAGGCAGTAAACTCGGTAGATGATTTGACTCCTGAATGTCTGGGTTGGGCAGGTTTGGTATATGAACATGTCCTTGGGGAAGAGAAATATACATTCATTGAAAATGTTAAGAATCCTTTTTCCTGCACAATCTTGATTAAAG GTCCAAATGACCATACAATAGCTCAGATTAAAGATGCTGTACGTGATGGTTTGAGGGCCGTTAAGAATACCCTTGAAGATGAATCTGTTGTCTTG GGTGCTGGTGCATTTGAAGTTGCTGCTAGACAATATCTGTTGAACGAGGTTAAGAAAACAGTCGAAGGG CGTGCACAACTTGGTGTTGAGGCTTTTGCTGATGCGCTTCTTGTGGTGCCTAAGACACTTGCTGAAAACTCTGGGCTTGACACTCAAGATGTGATTATTGCCCTTACG GGAGAGCATGACAAAGGAAATATTGTGGGGTTGAGCCTGAATACAGGTGAACCTATAGACCCTGCAATGGAGGGTATTTTCGACAACTACTCTGTGAAACGCCAAATCATAAACTCAGG GCCAGTTATAGTATCTCAGTTACTGGTGGTGGATGAAGTGATTCGTGCTGGGCGTAATATGCGGAAGCCAACTTAG